One Pseudopipra pipra isolate bDixPip1 chromosome 26, bDixPip1.hap1, whole genome shotgun sequence DNA window includes the following coding sequences:
- the MRPL10 gene encoding large ribosomal subunit protein uL10m has product MAALSGGKGWLRGWLPALQLLRRGSKAVTRHWKAMHFQRQKLMAVTEYVPPRPTVPPRCLPAPRDPPQEEDAMSGYVRLLRRQVEQAFRSSRMVAVCQYNSMPDEDVVTMRHYLRKHNIEVKFVLNEIVRPVLAQSKYRNLLPLFVCRNILLVSPETRAREMLRVLKGIPQVNLLGACIDDTILSRRGVENFAQLPSLEASQGQTVGALALLPSQTSSLLQRGPSLLTALLDEHIRRLRGTGAPGKPPQEQGKGNH; this is encoded by the exons ATGGCGGCGCTGAGCGGCGGGAAGGGATGGCTGCGAG gcTGGCTGCCCGCGCTGCAGCTGCTCCGGCGCGGCTCCAAGGCGGTGACGCGGCACTGGAAGGCGATGCACTTCCAGCGGCAGAAGCTTATGGCCGTGACCGAGTACGTGCCCCCCCGGCCCACCGTGCCCCCCCGCTGCCTCCCCGCGCCCAGGGACCCCCCGCAGGAG GAGGACGCCATGTCCGGCTACGTGCGGCTGCTGCGGCGGCAGGTGGAGCAGGCGTTCCGGAGCAGCCGCATGGTGGCCGTGTGCCAGTACAATTCCATGCCGGACGAGGACGTGGTCACCATGCGCCACTACCTGCGCAAGCACAACATCGAGGTCAAGTTCGTCCTCAACGAG ATTGTCCGGCCGGTGCTGGCGCAGTCCAAGTACAGGAACCTCCTCCCGCTCTTCGTGTGCCGCAACATCCTGCTGGTGAGCCCGGAGACCCGGGCCCGGGAGATGCTGCGGGTGCTGAAGGGAATTCCACAGGTCAACCTCCTGG GCGCCTGCATCGACGACACGATCCTGAGCCGGCGGGGAGTGGAGAACTTCGCCCAGCTGCCCTCCCTGGAGGCCTCCCAGGGGCAGACAGTgggagccctggccctgctgccctcccagacctcatccctgctccagcgCGGGCCCTCCCTCCTCACAGCGCTCCTGGATGAGCACATCCGCCGGCTCCGGGGCACGGGGGCGCCTGGGAAGCccccccaggagcagggaaaggggaatCATTGA
- the LRRC46 gene encoding leucine-rich repeat-containing protein 46 — protein sequence MSEQEEKTLCGDREGTSPGVTLSDSLVLTRSRSTELLPPSTIRLDRENISCIGKLRDQGGIHSLYLQQNKIERIENLGCFPNLRFLCLAGNRIQRVENLQALPHLCALDLSHNLIQVLDTEELPQSLQILDLTGNECTRQQGYRELVLGALPHLLQLDAQPLRGEEEEGGGSSRGEDEDDELLPEPSGPFSVDRGFFADLRRELVGRSQRRRRETLEEHRARLEELQERRDLLLSRDGDGAPDPTVPQPRQGHSRPRAQPGTPLRGSRGSQRAPGGVQSRSKALEKETGAKGTGNRQLSQISRSGRE from the exons atgtctgagcaggaggagaaaaccCTTTGTGGGG ACCGTGAGGGGACATCCCCAGGAGTGACCCTCAGCGACAGCCTCGTCCTCACCAGGAGCAG ATCCACGGAGCTGCTGCCCCCCTCCACCATCCGCCTGGACCGGGAGAACATCTCCTGCATCGGGAAGCTCCGGGATCAGGGAGGGATCCACAGCCTCTACCTGCAGCAG aaCAAAATCGAGAGGATCGAGAATTTGGGCTGTTTTCCCAACCTGAG gTTCCTCTGCCTGGCTGGAAACCGCATCCAGAGGGTGGAGAACCTGCAGGCCctgcctcacctctgtgccctgGACCTGTCCCACAACCTCATCCAGGTGCTGGACACAG aggagctgccccAGAGCCTCCAAATCCTGGATTTAACGGGAAACGAGTGCACCCGGCAGCAGGGATACAG GGAGCTGGTGTTGGGAGCGCTGCcccacctcctgcagctggatgcccagcccctccgtggcgaggaagaggagggaggaggctCTTCCCGCGGCGAGGATGAGGATGATGAGCTGCTCCCCGAGCCCAGCGGCCCTTTCAGCGTGGACAGAG GTTTCTTCGCGGATCTGCGCCGGGAGCTGGTCGGGCGCTCCCAGCGGAGGAGGAGGGAGACGCTGGAGGAGCACCGGGCgcggctggaggagctgcaggaacgCCGGGATCTGCTGCTGAGccgggatggggatggagcccCCGACCCCACGGTCCCACAGCCCCGGCAGGGCCATTCCCGGCCCcgggcacagccagggacaccCCTCCGGGGATCCCGCGGGTCCCAGCGAGCTCCTGGTGGTGTCCAGTCCCGGAGCAAAGCTCTGGAGAAGGAGACTGGTGCCAAAGGAACAGGGAACAGGCAGTTATCCCAAATATCCCGTAGCGGCCGGGAGTAA
- the SCRN2 gene encoding secernin-2, whose protein sequence is MAGQGPVPSSCDCFVALPPHTASPAVIFAKNADRPRHEVQEVVYVPAATHQPGDKVQCTYLEVEQAEHTHAVVLSRPAWLWGAEMGANEHGVCVGNEGVWTREPVGEDEALLGMDLVRLGLERGSSAREALEVMTALLERYGQGGSCKEEPVPFVYHNTFLLADRAEAWVLETAGRYWAAQRITEGSRNISNQLSIGSEITAEHEGLRQRARSQGWWSGHGEFSFAQVFSLEQQPPRMEAAKARFRAGRELLRQHEGHITAETLMSILRDKASGICVDSEGFRTAGSMVSVLPRDPALPCVHFFTATPDPSRSVFKPFVFVGGIKPVPQVRSPTFPRDPAKQIPRFRSSVDRRHELYRRHQEALELMEQDQERGQKLLETLQELEKQGLEGMKALLEGTETPHPEELSDLFFDCVEAELKFYT, encoded by the exons ATGGCGGGGCAGGGTCCTGTGCCCTCGTCCTGCGACTGCTTCGTGGCCCTGCCCCCCCACACCGCGTCCCCCGCCGTCATCTTCGCCAAGAACGCCGACCGCCCGCGCCACGAGGTCCAGGAGGTCGTTTATGTCCCCGCTGCCACCCACCAGCCCGGGGACAAAGTCCAG TGCACGTACCTGGAGgtggagcaggcagagcacaCCCACGCCGTGGTGCTGAGCCgccctgcctggctctggggCGCTGAGATGGGAGCCAACGAGCACGGAGTGTGCGTGGGCAACGAGGGCGTGTGGACCCGCGAGCCCGTGGGCGAGGACGAGGCGCTGCTGGGCATGGACCTGGTGAG GCTGGGTCTGGAGCGGGGCAGCTCGGCCCGGGAGGCCCTGGAGGTGATGACAGCGCTGCTGGAGCGTTACGGGCAGGGCGGGAGCTGCAAGGAGGAGCCGGTGCCCTTCGTGTACCACAACACCTTCCTGCTGGCCGACCGCGCCGAGGCCTGGGTGCTGGAGACCGCCGGGCGCTACTGGGCGGCCCAGCGGATCACCG AGGGAAGCCGCAACATCTCCAACCAGCTGAGCATCGGCAGCGAGATCACGGCGGAGCACGAGGGGCTGCGGCAGCGGGCGCGGAGCCAGGGCTGGTGGAGCGGGCACGGGGAGTTCAGCTTCGCCCAGGTTttctccctggagcagcagcccccGCGCATGGAGGCTGCCAAGGCCCGCTTCCGAGCTGGAAGGGAGCTGCTGAGGCAGCATGAAG GTCACATCACGGCGGAGACGTTGATGTCCATCCTGCGGGACAAGGCCAGTGGGATCTGCGTGGACTCGGAGGGGTTCCGCACGGCGGGCAGCATGGTGTCCGTGCTGCCCCGCGACCCCGCCCTGCCCTGCGTCCACTTCTTCACCGCCACCCCCGACCCCTCCAG GTCTGTCTTCAAGCCCTTCGTGTTCGTGGGCGGCATCAAGCCCGTGCCGCAGGTGAGGTCCCCGACCTTCCCCCGGGACCCTGCCAAGCAGATCCCGCGCTTCCGGAGCTCGGTGGATCGGCGGCACGAGCTGTACCGCCGGCACCAGGAGGCCCTGGAGCTCATGGAGCAGGACCAG GAGCGGGGCCAGAAGCTCCTGGAGacgctgcaggagctggagaagcagGGCCTGGAGGGGATGAAGGCGCTGCTGGAGGGGACAGAGACCCCCCACCCCGAGGAACTGTCCGACCTCTTCTTCGACTGCGTGGAGGCAGAGCTGAAGTTTTACACATAA
- the SP6 gene encoding transcription factor Sp6, whose product MLTAVCGSLGSQPSDAPRASPTHLDLQPLQPFQPHAPAAPGAPDFASPLPPPELPLPGPDDSAFAAPGAYEPHGPPRLELPPDGPAAPGAYAKLLPAPPDMAHPYEPWFRPPHPGAPGEEGGGVNWWDLHAGASWMELPPGQGGGLQVPAHPGLPPALGGYGPGGEHQLCAPPAHLLPPPAQHLLGAEGAKALEGPPEPRGPEAEGGGRPKGARRAVPRGGGQAACRCPNCQEAERGGPCPEGAKRKHLHNCHIPGCGKAYAKTSHLKAHLRWHSGDRPFVCNWLFCGKRFTRSDELQRHLQTHTGAKKFACPVCGRVFMRSDHLGKHMKTHDGGKDGAEPEGKGAGDPSAAKGGGKREPEGGNAAAPTN is encoded by the coding sequence ATGCTGACGGCGGTCTGCGGCTCCCTGGGATCCCAGCCCTCGGACGCGCCCCGCGCCTCCCCGACCCACCTGGACCTGCAGCCgctccagcccttccagccGCacgcccccgccgccccgggagCCCCCGACTTCGCCTCCCCGCTGCCCCCCCCGGAGCTGCCGCTGCCGGGGCCCGACGACTCCGCCTTCGCCGCCCCCGGCGCCTACGAGCCCCATGGCCCCCCGAGGTTAGAGCTGCCCCCCgacggccccgccgcccccggcgcCTACGCCAAGCTGCTGCCGGCCCCCCCGGACATGGCGCACCCCTACGAGCCCTGGTTTCGGCCCCCCCACCCCGGCGCCCCCGGCGAGGAAGGAGGGGGCGTCAACTGGTGGGACCTCCACGCCGGGGCCAGCTGGATGGAGCTGccccccgggcagggcggggggctgcaggtgcccGCGCACCCCGGGCTGCCGCCGGCCCTGGGGGGGTACGGCCCCGGGGGGGAGCACCAGCTCTGCGCGCCCCCCGCCCACCTCCTGCCGCCGCCGGCGCAGCATCTCCTGGGCGCCGAGGGGGCGAAGGCGCTGGAGGGTCCCCCGGAGCCGCGGGGGCCGGAGGCGGAGGGCGGGGGGCGTCCCAAAGGCGCCCGGCGGGCCGTGCCCAGGGGCGGGGGGCAGGCGGCGTGTCGCTGCCCCAACTGCCAGGAGGCCGAGAGGGGCGGCCCGTGCCCCGAGGGGGCGAAGCGCAAGCACCTGCACAACTGCCACATCCCGGGCTGCGGGAAGGCGTACGCCAAGACCTCCCACCTGAAAGCCCACCTGCGCTGGCACAGCGGCGACCGGCCCTTCGTGTGCAACTGGCTCTTCTGCGGCAAGCGCTTCACCCGCTCCGACGAGCTCCAGCGGCACCTCCAGACCCACACCGGCGCCAAGAAGTTCGCCTGCCCCGTCTGCGGCCGCGTCTTCATGCGCAGCGACCACCTGGGCAAGCACATGAAGACCCACGACGGGGGCAAGGACGGGGCCGAGCCCGAGGGGAAGGGCGCCGGGGACCCGTCGGCCGCCAAGGGAGGAGGCAAGAGGGAGCCCGAGGGGGGCAACGCCGCCGCCCCCACAAACTGA